One Gelria sp. Kuro-4 DNA segment encodes these proteins:
- a CDS encoding patatin-like phospholipase family protein, with protein MNRRLGLALGGGGLRGVAHVGVLSELSAAGLAPDVIAGTSSGSIVAALYALGYPPAELARQVTRLRASALHDLFRPLPLGPVIAGSSGSLLGRFRLARLLLKLPHGFIDARSFERFLRFICRGGTFQDLKLPLVVLATDIASGELVAFTQVPPRQHDLEATVFLPGRDLATALRASSSLPGYFPPKEVEGRLLVDGALRANVPVPVLRAMGAEVVVAVDLGTPPGARVPRTLVDILWQTMSILERQVTQAHLAQADVVIAPQVPPMPWTDAGRIPLALAAGAQAARAALPRLHAVLTAPAGREKTRVALSAALAPEKDGGVEPGAGQFTAAGKEFPYPEPKL; from the coding sequence ATGAACCGTCGCCTTGGACTGGCACTCGGGGGCGGCGGCCTGCGCGGTGTAGCCCACGTGGGCGTCCTTTCCGAGCTCTCTGCCGCCGGCCTGGCCCCGGACGTCATCGCCGGCACCAGCTCCGGCAGCATCGTGGCCGCCCTTTACGCCCTGGGTTACCCCCCGGCCGAACTGGCCCGGCAGGTCACCCGGCTGCGGGCCTCAGCCCTGCACGACCTTTTCCGCCCGCTCCCTTTAGGGCCGGTGATCGCAGGGAGCAGCGGCAGCCTGTTGGGACGCTTCCGCCTGGCCCGCCTGCTCCTGAAGCTGCCGCACGGCTTCATCGACGCGCGTTCCTTTGAACGCTTCCTGCGCTTTATCTGTCGCGGGGGCACCTTCCAAGACCTGAAGCTCCCCCTGGTCGTGCTGGCCACCGATATTGCCAGCGGCGAGCTGGTGGCCTTTACCCAGGTCCCGCCGCGGCAGCACGATCTGGAGGCCACCGTGTTCCTGCCCGGCCGTGATCTGGCCACCGCCCTGCGCGCCTCCAGCAGCCTGCCCGGGTACTTCCCACCCAAGGAGGTGGAGGGGCGCCTCCTGGTGGATGGGGCACTCCGGGCCAACGTGCCCGTTCCGGTGCTCCGGGCCATGGGGGCCGAGGTGGTGGTGGCTGTGGACCTGGGCACCCCGCCGGGGGCGCGCGTGCCTCGCACCCTGGTGGACATCCTCTGGCAGACCATGAGCATTCTGGAGCGCCAGGTGACGCAGGCGCACCTTGCCCAGGCCGATGTGGTCATAGCGCCGCAGGTCCCCCCCATGCCTTGGACCGATGCCGGCCGCATCCCGCTCGCCCTGGCCGCCGGCGCGCAGGCGGCCAGGGCGGCCCTGCCTCGTCTCCACGCCGTTCTCACTGCGCCCGCAGGCCGGGAGAAAACGCGCGTCGCCCTCTCCGCCGCCCTCGCCCCGGAGAAGGACGGCGGCGTAGAACCCGGAGCCGGGCAATTTACCGCGGCCGGGAAGGAGTTTCCCTACCCCGAGCCGAAGTTGTAA
- a CDS encoding 3-isopropylmalate dehydratase large subunit, translating to MHALEKILAAHAGREEVAAGEIVTAKVDLAEVNDLYLQVIKSFHEMGGRRVKDPAGAAFVLDHYAPAPTIQSAANQKAMREFVRAQGIEHLFDINAGVCHQVLPEAGLVWPGMILVATDSHTTTHGAFGALGTGVGATDLATILLTGELWFRVPEVIRITIDGRLPAGVMAKDVILYIIGQLKQDVAVYKAVEYAGSTVADLSVAGRMVLCNMAVEMGAKTSYIQPDEKALAYVRARTTREFIVPETDPGYRYSAEYHFDVAELVPQVAAPHSIDNVVPVTEVEGTAVDQVFIGTCTGGRLEDIEAAARILAGKRVNPRCRLVVTPASTEVLLAAERAGYLRALLAAGATFATPGCGPCLGAHAGILAPGEVCVSTSSRNFPGRMGSTEARIYSASPATAAAAALTGKLVDPRRYLDPKR from the coding sequence ATGCATGCTCTGGAGAAGATCCTCGCGGCCCATGCGGGGCGGGAGGAGGTAGCCGCCGGGGAGATAGTCACCGCGAAGGTGGACCTGGCGGAGGTCAACGACCTTTATCTGCAGGTGATCAAGTCGTTTCATGAAATGGGCGGCCGGAGGGTAAAGGACCCGGCGGGCGCAGCCTTTGTGCTGGACCACTACGCCCCGGCACCCACCATCCAGTCGGCGGCCAATCAAAAGGCGATGCGTGAGTTTGTCCGCGCGCAGGGAATTGAGCATCTTTTCGACATCAACGCCGGCGTCTGCCACCAGGTGCTGCCGGAGGCGGGGCTGGTATGGCCGGGGATGATCCTGGTGGCCACCGACTCCCACACAACCACCCACGGGGCCTTCGGCGCCCTGGGAACGGGCGTGGGCGCCACCGACCTGGCGACCATCCTCCTTACGGGGGAGCTGTGGTTCCGGGTGCCGGAGGTGATCCGCATCACCATCGACGGCCGGCTCCCAGCCGGTGTTATGGCCAAGGATGTGATCCTCTACATCATCGGCCAGCTCAAGCAGGACGTGGCCGTGTACAAGGCCGTCGAGTACGCCGGTTCCACCGTGGCGGACCTGAGCGTGGCCGGGCGGATGGTGCTCTGCAACATGGCGGTGGAGATGGGAGCAAAAACGAGCTACATCCAGCCGGACGAAAAGGCCCTGGCCTACGTGCGCGCCCGCACGACGAGGGAATTCATCGTGCCGGAAACCGACCCCGGCTACCGCTACAGCGCTGAGTACCATTTCGACGTGGCCGAACTGGTACCGCAGGTGGCAGCCCCGCACAGCATCGACAACGTGGTGCCGGTGACGGAGGTGGAAGGGACGGCGGTAGACCAGGTGTTCATCGGCACTTGCACCGGCGGGCGTCTGGAAGATATCGAGGCGGCGGCGCGCATCCTGGCCGGGAAACGGGTGAATCCGCGCTGCCGCCTGGTGGTTACCCCGGCGTCCACCGAGGTGCTCCTGGCAGCCGAGCGGGCCGGCTACCTGCGCGCGCTGCTGGCGGCCGGGGCCACCTTCGCCACGCCGGGGTGCGGGCCCTGCCTGGGCGCCCACGCGGGCATCCTGGCCCCCGGCGAGGTGTGCGTGAGCACCAGCAGCCGCAACTTTCCGGGGCGCATGGGCAGCACTGAGGCCAGGATCTACTCCGCTTCCCCGGCCACGGCCGCGGCCGCCGCCCTTACCGGGAAACTGGTCGACCCACGCCGCTACCTTGACCCCAAGAGGTAA
- a CDS encoding UPF0182 family protein, producing the protein MSKRRLGAGLLAVLVLIFLPLVVRLWVAFLWFRETGYTGIFSRTLAVQLGVGAAFFLLTYLLLTSALTRSYRSLPGSSFMFFERFFYPWQISRVLRLVTWVLSLFVAVTMTRLNWQGILLFLNRVPFAVKDPVFGRDVAFYVFTLPLLESLYHYLSFILLLTAGAELLLLLTTDLWRAGQWEPLLARFGKYVLGLLVLILFSFQLRLFSLVYSPRGVAFGASYTDIHVTRPYYYIASLVVIIAFFFAWRALRRGDVRRFARAALAPVALSVLGFLAAALVQGLVVSPNEIALEEPYLKNNIEFTRRAFALDRVKELAHPGKAELTWADLEAEPGTVKNIRINDFRPAQTVLNQLQAFRLYYQFPEVDVDRYTLDGRLTEVFLAGRELSQEALTPQAKTWVNQLLKYTHGYGAVAAPVNETTPEGLPNLIVRNIPPQSDFPALQIKRPQIYFGRLTTRPVIVKSREKEFDYPLGEDNVEAVYEGRAGISLGGINRLLFALHQASLKLLVSGSVTGESRIILHREIFDRVSTIAPFFTWDPDPYLVIAGGRLYWIIDGYTTSDRYPYSQPITKPAWAAGINYMRNSVKATIDAYDGTTTFYLADRSDPLARAFGRAFPGLLRPLEAMPAELKPHLKYPQGFFTVQAGAYTRYHMKNTRVFYNNEDAWNIATEVFGENRQPVEPYYVIMRLPDEEKEEFILMQPFTPINKENMVGWLAARMDPGHYGELLAFRFPKDRLVYGPMQIESRIDQDPNISRELTLWGQRGSRVIRGNLLVIPLRDSVLYVEPIYIQADNPNSLPEVKRVVAAQGDRLAMAPTLEEALRQVVVGPAPTAPPPATRPTPTAPAAPDLTRQAAAAYQRLKDAARQGDWGTFGRALEELGRLLEEMGGPAAPPAAPTATPGPTAAAGGTP; encoded by the coding sequence GTGAGTAAACGCCGCTTGGGAGCAGGGCTGCTGGCAGTCTTGGTCTTAATCTTCCTCCCGCTGGTTGTACGCCTCTGGGTGGCTTTCCTCTGGTTCCGCGAAACCGGTTACACCGGGATCTTCAGCCGGACCCTGGCAGTACAGCTGGGCGTAGGCGCTGCCTTTTTCCTACTCACCTATCTTCTTCTCACCTCCGCCCTCACCCGCAGCTACCGCTCCCTGCCCGGAAGCAGTTTCATGTTCTTTGAGCGCTTCTTCTACCCCTGGCAGATCAGCCGGGTGCTGCGCCTGGTCACCTGGGTTCTTTCCCTCTTCGTGGCCGTGACCATGACGCGCCTTAACTGGCAGGGGATCCTGCTCTTTCTGAACCGGGTGCCCTTCGCCGTGAAAGACCCCGTCTTCGGCCGCGACGTCGCCTTTTATGTTTTCACCCTTCCGCTCCTTGAAAGCCTTTACCACTACCTGAGCTTTATCCTTTTGCTCACCGCCGGAGCGGAACTTCTGCTCCTTCTTACCACCGACCTTTGGCGCGCCGGGCAGTGGGAGCCTCTCCTGGCGCGATTCGGCAAGTACGTGCTGGGCCTCTTGGTCCTTATCCTCTTCAGCTTCCAGCTGCGGCTGTTCTCCCTGGTGTACTCGCCGCGCGGCGTGGCCTTCGGCGCCAGTTACACAGACATCCACGTCACCCGCCCGTATTACTACATCGCCTCGCTTGTGGTCATCATCGCCTTTTTCTTCGCCTGGCGGGCGCTGAGGCGCGGCGACGTGCGGCGCTTTGCCCGGGCGGCGCTCGCGCCCGTGGCGCTGAGCGTCCTCGGCTTTTTGGCGGCGGCGCTGGTGCAGGGCCTGGTGGTCTCCCCCAACGAGATCGCCTTGGAAGAGCCGTACCTCAAGAACAACATCGAATTCACGCGCCGGGCCTTTGCCCTGGACCGGGTGAAGGAGCTCGCCCACCCCGGTAAGGCGGAGCTCACCTGGGCCGATCTGGAGGCCGAGCCCGGCACCGTAAAAAACATCCGCATCAACGACTTCCGCCCGGCGCAAACCGTCCTCAACCAGCTGCAGGCCTTCCGCCTGTACTACCAGTTCCCCGAGGTGGACGTGGACCGCTACACCCTGGACGGCCGCCTGACCGAAGTCTTCCTGGCCGGGCGCGAGCTGTCCCAAGAGGCCCTGACGCCCCAGGCTAAGACCTGGGTCAACCAGCTGCTCAAGTACACCCACGGTTATGGTGCAGTGGCCGCCCCGGTGAACGAAACCACCCCCGAGGGCCTGCCCAACCTCATCGTGCGCAACATCCCGCCGCAGTCCGACTTCCCCGCGCTTCAAATCAAGCGCCCGCAGATCTACTTCGGCCGCCTCACGACCCGCCCGGTGATCGTAAAGAGCCGGGAAAAGGAGTTCGACTACCCCCTGGGCGAGGACAACGTGGAGGCTGTTTACGAAGGCAGGGCCGGCATTTCCCTGGGCGGCATCAACCGCCTGCTCTTTGCGCTGCACCAGGCCAGCCTCAAACTCCTGGTCTCCGGTTCGGTGACGGGGGAAAGCCGCATCATCCTGCACCGCGAGATCTTCGATCGCGTCTCCACCATCGCCCCGTTCTTCACCTGGGACCCCGACCCGTACCTGGTCATCGCGGGCGGCCGCCTCTACTGGATCATCGACGGCTACACCACCTCCGACCGCTACCCTTATTCGCAGCCCATTACCAAACCCGCCTGGGCCGCCGGCATCAACTACATGCGCAACTCCGTCAAGGCGACCATTGACGCCTACGACGGTACCACCACCTTCTACCTGGCGGACAGGAGCGACCCGCTCGCCCGGGCCTTCGGCCGCGCCTTTCCCGGGCTCTTGCGGCCGCTGGAGGCGATGCCGGCCGAGCTGAAGCCGCACCTCAAATACCCCCAAGGGTTTTTTACCGTACAAGCCGGCGCCTACACCCGCTATCACATGAAGAACACGCGCGTTTTCTATAACAACGAAGACGCCTGGAACATCGCCACCGAGGTTTTCGGGGAAAACCGGCAGCCTGTGGAACCGTACTACGTGATCATGCGGCTCCCGGACGAAGAGAAAGAGGAGTTCATCCTCATGCAGCCCTTCACCCCCATCAACAAAGAGAACATGGTGGGCTGGCTGGCGGCGCGCATGGATCCCGGGCATTACGGCGAACTCCTCGCCTTCCGCTTTCCTAAAGACCGGCTGGTTTACGGCCCTATGCAGATTGAATCGCGCATCGACCAGGACCCGAACATCTCGCGCGAACTCACACTCTGGGGCCAGCGCGGCTCACGTGTGATCCGGGGGAACCTCCTGGTGATCCCGCTGCGCGATTCTGTCCTCTACGTGGAACCCATCTACATCCAGGCCGATAACCCCAACAGCCTGCCCGAGGTGAAGCGCGTGGTGGCCGCCCAAGGCGACCGCCTGGCTATGGCCCCCACCCTGGAAGAAGCCCTGCGGCAGGTAGTGGTGGGCCCGGCGCCCACGGCACCGCCGCCGGCGACGCGTCCTACGCCCACCGCGCCCGCCGCACCGGACCTCACGCGCCAGGCCGCCGCGGCCTACCAGCGCCTCAAGGATGCCGCCCGCCAGGGCGACTGGGGCACCTTCGGCCGGGCCCTGGAGGAACTCGGCCGGCTGCTTGAAGAAATGGGCGGCCCCGCCGCCCCGCCGGCGGCGCCGACTGCAACACCCGGGCCGACGGCTGCCGCCGGCGGTACGCCGTAG
- a CDS encoding sigma-54-dependent Fis family transcriptional regulator, with protein MAVVFLAPDAEMAAVAREVLQQFAGRVRVVEGLLSQALPVARRLEAEGAEVIVTRGGTALLLKAAGIKTPIVELPVTGQDMARALAQARELAGRARPRIGVVAFPNMLLDLEAFAPLLDLDICCFTLQREEDTAAAIAQAAAAGADVLLGGVITTRLARQKGIPAVLLRSGQAAFLQAFREAGRVAYARHLEKERTEQFKAILDYAHEGIAAVNGEGLLTVFNPAAERLSGVSAGEALGQKAAAVLPSARLAAVLVSGQEQVNELLDLGQAKVLLNCVPIRVGGRVTGALATFQDVTRIQQMEAKVRREIYSKGHVAKFSFRDIKGESPALKQAIRTAQDFARTESVVLITGETGVGKELFAQSIHRASRRQSGPFVAVNCAALPENLLESELFGYVEGAFTGANRKGKPGLFELAHGGTIFLDEISEIPLRLQGRLLRVLQEREVMRLGHDRVIPVDVRVLCATNKNLRGLVDEGLFRADLYWRLNVLRLNIPPLRERCADIPVLLDHFFTRRLPPGRGPIAFTPEALKLLTDYAWPGNVRELENFCERLAALTPEPPVRAAVVARLLDLAGSPAGTSPARTPAPGELPASLAEALAQAGGNKTEAARLLGIHRTTLWRRLKKARRSSPGP; from the coding sequence ATGGCAGTCGTTTTCCTGGCGCCGGATGCAGAGATGGCCGCCGTGGCGCGGGAGGTTTTGCAGCAGTTTGCCGGCCGGGTGCGCGTCGTGGAAGGCCTCCTCAGCCAGGCACTTCCTGTCGCCCGGCGGCTGGAGGCCGAAGGGGCAGAGGTCATTGTCACGCGGGGTGGAACCGCCCTACTCCTCAAAGCGGCCGGCATCAAGACGCCCATCGTCGAGTTACCCGTCACCGGCCAGGATATGGCCCGGGCCCTGGCCCAGGCGCGTGAGTTGGCCGGGCGCGCGCGACCGCGGATCGGGGTAGTGGCCTTTCCCAACATGCTGCTGGACCTGGAAGCTTTTGCCCCGCTTCTGGACCTTGACATCTGTTGCTTTACTCTGCAAAGGGAAGAGGACACGGCCGCAGCCATCGCCCAGGCCGCGGCCGCCGGTGCCGACGTACTCCTGGGCGGGGTGATAACCACGCGGCTGGCCCGGCAGAAAGGGATACCGGCCGTGCTGCTCCGCTCGGGCCAGGCCGCCTTCCTCCAGGCCTTTCGCGAGGCCGGGCGCGTGGCCTATGCCCGTCACCTGGAAAAGGAGCGGACCGAGCAGTTTAAGGCCATCCTGGATTACGCGCACGAGGGGATCGCCGCAGTGAACGGCGAGGGGCTCCTCACCGTCTTTAATCCGGCGGCCGAGCGGCTGAGCGGTGTAAGCGCCGGCGAAGCGCTGGGCCAAAAAGCTGCGGCCGTCCTGCCGTCGGCCCGGCTGGCGGCTGTTCTTGTCTCCGGCCAAGAGCAGGTTAATGAGCTCTTGGACCTGGGGCAGGCCAAGGTTTTGCTGAACTGTGTCCCCATCCGCGTGGGCGGCCGGGTGACCGGCGCGCTGGCCACCTTTCAAGACGTAACCCGTATCCAGCAGATGGAGGCCAAGGTGCGGCGTGAGATTTACAGCAAGGGGCACGTGGCCAAGTTTAGTTTTCGCGACATCAAGGGCGAAAGCCCGGCGCTCAAGCAGGCCATCCGCACGGCGCAGGACTTTGCCCGTACCGAGTCTGTAGTCCTCATAACCGGGGAGACAGGCGTGGGCAAAGAACTTTTTGCCCAGAGCATACACCGGGCCAGCCGCCGGCAGAGCGGGCCGTTCGTCGCCGTAAACTGCGCCGCCCTGCCGGAGAACCTCTTGGAAAGCGAGCTCTTCGGCTATGTGGAAGGAGCCTTTACGGGAGCCAACCGCAAGGGAAAGCCCGGCCTTTTCGAGCTGGCCCACGGTGGAACCATCTTTCTGGACGAGATTTCGGAAATTCCGCTGCGGCTGCAGGGCCGGCTGCTGCGCGTGCTACAGGAGCGCGAGGTAATGCGGCTGGGGCACGACCGGGTGATCCCGGTGGACGTGCGCGTCCTCTGTGCCACCAACAAGAACCTGCGCGGGCTTGTAGATGAAGGGCTGTTTCGAGCCGACCTCTACTGGCGGCTTAACGTTTTGCGCCTTAACATTCCCCCGCTCCGGGAAAGATGCGCCGACATCCCCGTTCTTCTCGACCACTTTTTCACCCGTCGGCTGCCCCCGGGGAGGGGCCCCATCGCTTTCACCCCGGAAGCCCTTAAACTCTTGACCGACTACGCCTGGCCGGGCAATGTGCGCGAGCTGGAGAACTTCTGCGAGCGCCTCGCTGCGCTGACCCCCGAGCCGCCGGTAAGAGCCGCGGTCGTCGCCCGCCTGCTGGACCTTGCCGGCAGCCCTGCAGGAACCTCCCCCGCCCGCACCCCGGCACCGGGCGAACTACCAGCTTCCCTGGCGGAGGCCCTGGCCCAGGCCGGCGGCAACAAGACGGAGGCCGCCCGGCTCCTGGGTATCCACCGCACCACCCTCTGGCGCCGCCTCAAAAAAGCCCGGCGGTCCAGCCCAGGGCCGTGA
- a CDS encoding GntP family permease: MVPVEIAFLIGLVVLLYLALKARINAFVALIVSALVIGLLAGMPAAQVIKAITDGFGKTLSSIGIVIILGVMLGKYLEDSGAAEKMARSAVALVGQKNSPLAMAMSGYLISIPVFSDVGYVILAPLAKAISARSRISFPVLAVSLAGGLLATHVYVPPTPGPLAVAGLLGIDVGQMIVWGAFAALLMTLAGWAFAQFYLARHVETIIPDIPHEDAGETQLPTGSASFIPLLTPMILILFNTTAAMLLPEGNAIRSFAAFIGDANIAMGIGVLVAVLLLGQRLGKEAVLKVMDDALSTAGPIIFITAAGGSLGAVLKASGAGEAVAEAVAASGLPFILVPFFIAGLLKTIQGSGTVAVVTAATLCLPIANQLGLSPILIALASGAGARLICHVNDSFFWVYTKMSGFDTAMGLRTLAVGNVFMALGGLLATWIASLFL, encoded by the coding sequence ATGGTGCCGGTTGAGATTGCCTTTCTTATCGGCCTGGTTGTTCTACTCTATCTGGCTCTAAAGGCGCGGATTAACGCCTTCGTCGCCCTCATCGTCTCGGCCCTGGTGATCGGCCTCCTGGCCGGGATGCCTGCCGCCCAGGTGATCAAAGCCATTACCGACGGTTTCGGCAAGACCCTTTCCAGCATCGGTATCGTCATTATTCTCGGTGTCATGCTCGGCAAGTACCTGGAGGATTCGGGTGCTGCCGAAAAAATGGCCCGCTCTGCTGTGGCCCTGGTAGGCCAGAAAAACTCACCTTTGGCCATGGCCATGAGCGGCTATCTTATTTCCATCCCCGTTTTCAGCGACGTGGGGTATGTTATTCTAGCGCCCCTGGCCAAAGCGATCTCCGCCCGGAGCCGCATTTCGTTCCCGGTCCTGGCCGTGTCGCTGGCAGGCGGCCTCTTGGCTACGCACGTCTATGTTCCGCCTACTCCGGGGCCGCTGGCCGTAGCCGGCCTCCTGGGCATCGACGTAGGGCAGATGATCGTCTGGGGAGCCTTCGCCGCCCTATTGATGACGCTCGCCGGCTGGGCCTTTGCTCAGTTTTACCTCGCCAGGCACGTAGAAACGATTATTCCCGACATCCCGCACGAGGACGCCGGTGAGACACAGCTTCCTACTGGCTCTGCCTCGTTCATTCCCCTACTTACACCGATGATCCTCATCCTCTTTAACACCACCGCAGCCATGCTTTTGCCTGAAGGCAACGCTATCCGCAGCTTCGCGGCCTTCATCGGGGACGCGAATATTGCTATGGGCATCGGTGTGTTGGTGGCCGTGCTCCTCCTCGGTCAGCGGTTAGGCAAAGAAGCGGTGCTGAAGGTAATGGACGACGCCCTTTCTACTGCCGGTCCGATTATCTTTATCACCGCTGCCGGCGGCTCCCTGGGTGCCGTACTCAAGGCTTCCGGCGCCGGTGAAGCTGTGGCTGAAGCGGTAGCCGCCAGCGGTTTGCCCTTCATCCTGGTACCCTTCTTCATTGCCGGACTCTTAAAAACCATTCAAGGCTCGGGGACCGTGGCAGTGGTTACGGCAGCCACCCTCTGCCTCCCCATTGCCAACCAGCTCGGCCTCTCGCCTATTCTGATCGCACTGGCTTCCGGCGCCGGCGCGCGCCTCATCTGCCATGTGAACGACAGCTTCTTCTGGGTTTACACTAAGATGAGCGGTTTCGACACCGCCATGGGACTAAGAACCTTGGCTGTAGGCAACGTGTTTATGGCTCTAGGCGGTCTTCTCGCAACCTGGATTGCCAGCTTGTTCCTCTGA